GGCCGTGACGGAGTCCGTAACGATGCCGGAGCGGTGGGACGGTACACCTGGCTCCCAGAGGAGGTGCCATGACGACGATCCCGAGCAACCTGCGGCGGGTCCTGCGGCGGGAGCCGCGGGTCAAGCCGACGACCGAGCCGGTGGCCGCGCCGCCCGAGCGGGTCGAGGCGCCGCCGGTCGAGATCGCGCCCAACGACCCGCTGGTCGCCTACTTCTCGGGGGCGACCGGGGCGGTCGACATCGGCGCGCTACAGCTGGACTCCCCGGCCCTGGAGGGCCTGCGCGAGGCCGGCATCAAGCTGGTCGTCCCCCTGGTCAGCCAGGGTGAGCTGATCGGCCTGCTCAACCTGGGTCCCCGGCGCAGCGAGCAGGAGTACTCGGCCGACGACCGCAAGCTGCTCAACGACCTGGCCGGCCACGCCGCCCCGGCGGTGCGGGTCGCCCAGCTCGTCCGCGAGCAGGAGGCCGAGGTCCGCCAGCGTGAGCGGATCGAGCAGGAGCTGCGGGTCGCCCAGCTGATCCAGCAGCAGTTCCTGCCCCACGAGCTGCCCGACCTGCCCGGCTGGCAGGTCGGCGCCTACTACGGGCCGGCCCGCGAGGTCGGCGGGGACTTCTACGACTTCATCAAGCTGCCCGACGACCAGATCGGCATCGTGGTCGGCGACGTCACCGACAAGGGCGTCCCGGCGGCGCTGGTCATGGCCACCACCCACTCGATCCTGCGGGCCGAGGCGCCCCGCCTGGTCGCGCCCAGCGAGGTCCTGACCCGGGTCAACGACCTGCTGGTGGACGAGATGCCGGCGCACATGTTCGTCACCTGCCTGTACGCGGTGCTGGACCCGGCCAGCGGCCGGCTGCGCTACGCCAACGCCGGCCACAACGTCCCCTATGTCGCCACCGAGGACGGGGTGACCGAGCTGCGGGCCACCGGCATGCCGCTGGGGCTGCTGCCGGAGATGACCTACGAGGAGAAGGAGACCACCCTCGCCCTCGGCGACACGGTGCTGCTCCACTCCGACGGGCTGGCCGAGGCCCACAACGCCCGGCGGGAGATGTTCGGCTTCCCCCGGGTGGCCGCCCTGACCGGCG
The Actinomycetota bacterium genome window above contains:
- a CDS encoding SpoIIE family protein phosphatase, which codes for MTTIPSNLRRVLRREPRVKPTTEPVAAPPERVEAPPVEIAPNDPLVAYFSGATGAVDIGALQLDSPALEGLREAGIKLVVPLVSQGELIGLLNLGPRRSEQEYSADDRKLLNDLAGHAAPAVRVAQLVREQEAEVRQRERIEQELRVAQLIQQQFLPHELPDLPGWQVGAYYGPAREVGGDFYDFIKLPDDQIGIVVGDVTDKGVPAALVMATTHSILRAEAPRLVAPSEVLTRVNDLLVDEMPAHMFVTCLYAVLDPASGRLRYANAGHNVPYVATEDGVTELRATGMPLGLLPEMTYEEKETTLALGDTVLLHSDGLAEAHNARREMFGFPRVAALTGEASDGEVLIDRLLKELQEFVGPDLEQEDDITLVTLGRRTAGAPAAGGNQPAARELAAFSVPSEPGNERMAIDQVAQAVAGLGLDEARLERLKTAVGEATMNAIEHGNENRPELPVEVSVVADEASLTVQITDQGGERPLPEVETPDLEAKLAGLQTPRGWGLFLIQNMVDELRTAVDEHHHTIELVMHLKEAPDARS